In Xenopus tropicalis strain Nigerian chromosome 5, UCB_Xtro_10.0, whole genome shotgun sequence, one genomic interval encodes:
- the ppp1r2 gene encoding protein phosphatase inhibitor 2 — translation MAAQTQRPIKGILKNKGSEKHGVCVISKPETASDREEDQSKKSQKWDEMNILATYHPSDKDYGLMKIDEPSTPYHRMIGDDDEGAMSDSESNEDLTADVLAEKLAAAEGTDPKFLAQSESSDEEEEELTEEEREKRKEFEMKRKHHYNEGMNIKLARQLIAKELAGEVDEDEDEDEEMQDITDRSSS, via the exons ATGGCGGCGCAGACCCAGAGGCCCATTAAAGGCATTTTAAAGAATAAAGGTTCGGAGAAGCATGGGGTATGTGTCATTAGCAAGCCAGAGACGGCTTCGGATCGGGAAGAAGATCAGAG TAAAAAATCCCAAAAATGGGATGAAATGAATATTCTTGCTACTTATCACCCTTCTGACAAAGACTATGGGTTAATGAAAATAGATGAGCCCAGTACCCCATATCACAG GATGATCGGAGATGATGATGAAGGAGCAATGAGTGATTCCGAATCAAATGAAGACCTTACTGCAGATGTTCTGGCGGAAAA GTTAGCAGCAGCAGAAGGAACAGATCCTAAATTTTTGGCTCAGAGTGAAAGCAgcgatgaggaggaggaggagctgacAGAGGAGGAGAGAG AAAAAAGAAAGGAATTTGAAATGAAAAGGAAACATCATTATAATGAGGGCATGAATATTAAGCTGGCCAGACAGTTGATTGCAAAGGAACTAGCTGGGGAAGTTGACGAGGATGAGGATGAAGATGAAGAGATGCAAGACATCACAGACCGAAG CTCATCCTGA